The genomic region TACTTCTCACGAACCCAATTTGGGTTGTTGTCACACGAATGCAAGTAAGGAAATGCCAGTTTCTCGGAGCAGTGTTTCCCAGTCAACTGACTTTAGTGGAAATCATTTGATATCCTGAATACTAATTTATTATTATCTGCAGACTCACAGAAAGGCAAACAAACAGCAAGGCCCTCAGGATCAGGGTTTGACATCTGCTCTTGATAAGGCCCTACAACCTGCCCCAGTGGAAAACGTCCCTCATAAAACTATCAATGTTGTACGTATCTCTGATCATTCTCCCTCTAGGATAAGACACTATTGATGCAATTACATTTTGCTGATTACTACATGTCTGATTAATGTCTGTTCTTACCCATGTTGGGAAAAGGTGACACTACTATTAAGTAGTTTGTGGGATTATAAGGTTGTGACTGGACTCTGTTACtattaagtactccctctgtcaaaAAAAAagcaacaaagcctttagtcccaaacaagttggggtaggcttgAGCTGAAAAACCCaaaagatctcgcaaccaactcatggttctggcacatggatagctagCTTCCACACACCCATGTCCATGGTcagttctttggtgatattccagtccttcagatctctctttacggactcctcccatgtcaaactTGGTGGTCTACCccaacctctcttgacattatcagcacaCCTTAGCcttccgctatgcactggagcttctcgaggcctgcgctgaatatacccaaaccatctcagacaatgttggacaagcttctcttcaatcggtgctacTCCAACTCTATTCAAGATGCAaaataaatagtactccctccgtcagcGGCAcatatttcgggacggagggagtactatttatttTGCATCTTGAATATCTGTTTAAGGATTTACGtggatatgaatgtttaccttgtAACAGATTGTTCGTGTACATCCACGTTTCTTTTATTATAATTCATTAGTATGTCATTTCTTCCTAAGTCACAACCTTTGGCATCAGCTAGAAGCCTATAAGGTTATCATCTGGTAACAAGGCACATATATCCTTATAATCACTAAGATTTCAAACTGATAAATTCACCCTTTCTCCGCCCTTTATTTGAAGGCGTCCAGCTGGTGAGAATTGGTAATGCCTTAAATTGTTTATAAGTATCaggttcctggttccacagggtGTCAGGATTCACTAGCTGAACAGTAAGCACTAAAATGATACATGATATATTCTTCACATCATTGCTATGTTGCTGCATGTATCGTACAACAAAGTGTATATGGTTTGTATTCTCAATAAGAGGCACATCGTCTGAGCCAACTCTTTGAATCTTGTAAATGTTCAATTATGTTACTTTATGAAGGCACATAACAAATTCATGTTTCTTTTTGTTGttgtcttttatttatttattatgtaAGGCTGTTATTTCACACGTTATCTTAATTCAAAGCCGCTCTCAACTGCTACAGTTATGAACTAGTTTGGAGTATGGTTGATTGACTTAGTCTATCTGCAGATTCAGGATCTTTACAAGGAAGCTGGAGTGTTTGGCTTCTGGAAAGGGGTTATTCCAGCTCTTATTATGGTATAAGTCTCTGTTTTTCGCACTTTCTTTTGCTCAGTGGTCTTACAAGGGTTGTTCACCAAGCTTTACCTGCTACTAGGTCAGCAATCCCGCAATTCAGTTCATGCTGTACGAGACTCTTCTtaagaagctgaagaagagacGTGCCTCTAATTTTAAGGGGGCTCAGGGACTGACTGCTATTGAAGTAAGCTATAGCTTTTCTGGTGAATTATTTTTAGTGATTATTAGGAGGTCTGTTGCTGGGGCCTGACGGTCCTGGACCTATTACTTCTGAATACCTGAAAGTTTGTTCATTCATGATATATATCTAGTCTATAAAAAGAGAACAAGATTTGTTGAAAGCACTTTGGCATTTTGATGTGCTGCTCTAATACTAGCATCTCTTTGTTAGTTAACTATGTTACGGAAATTCGTAACAGCTAACCTCGTTCATGAAAACACATGCTCAGGTTTTTCTTCTCGGAGCTGTTGCAAAACTGGGTGCAACTCTTGTTACATATCCTCTTCTAGTTGTGAAGGTGATTATTTGGTGCAGCAGATATAAGTGCAACTTTTCCGCTGCatatttgtgcatgtatattgaACTGAACCATGTTTATGCTGCAGGCAAGACTTCAGGCGAAGCAAATGATCGATGATGACAAGAGGCATCGCTACAAAGGTACATGATCGGGcatcattcattttttttctttcaattttGAGTCAGTACTGTGTGTCAGTTCCTATTTCTTCCAGCAAGCCTCTACTTCTCTTCCGATTACTATTTCCTGTTGTTACTTACTTTCCTATAAAATATGTCATTCTGTGATATCCTTCTTTCAGGCACGTTTGATGCAATCACAAAAATGATGCATTATGAAGGCCTGTCAGGGCTTTATAAAGGAATGGGCACAAAAATTGTACAGAGTGTTTTTGCTTCTGCTCTCCTTTTTATGATCAAGGAGGAGCTAGTGAAAGGTGCTCGATTCTTGGTAACCGGTGACACCAGCCTGGTAAAGAAGTTGCCTTCAAAACCCTCAAGATGATCTAGGTCTGCGCAGAAGTGTTAGTTGCTGATTATATCATAAATTGCAAACAGAGTCGGCAAAAAGAGCTCGCCTATGTTAGGAGGTACCAAGTTACAGATGGTAGACATAATGGGGATGTAAACTTGAGATTATACGGTGACCACTATGATTCTTGTAGGTACTGGGAAAAATTATACATCGGATAGGATATTTAAGCCATTCATGTAATGTAAAATATATTCAGGAATGTTGAAACATCAAAATAAGTTGGTAGTGAGAATTGCAACTGTCTCATGTGCTCGGATCTCTTGGTTTTCTTTAGCTTGGTATTTTAGGAACCAGAGCTGATCTTGAACAGTaaaacctaaactaattagtaCTCCtgttgtaaagaaatataagagggtttagatcactattttagtgatctaaacggcTCTTATATTTATTTATGTATGGAGTACCTGATAGGACAAAGAACTCCAGCCTGGTATTTTAGGAACTAGAGCTGATCTTGAAAAGTAAAGCGTAAACTAAttagtactccctttgtaaagaattataagaacgtttagatcatTTACAGATGGAGTACCTGATAGAACACAGAACTCCAGAATTACAAAAGTGACTTTTGGGTAAGGGAAACGAATTACAAAAGCTAACTGTCCGAGTCTTACGCCGGTCGCGCACAGACTGTTTGGATCGGACGAGATCTTGCAACCAGCAGCGTGCACTCCCTCACTTTATCCGCATcacatcccctccttcctcctctgtatCTTCTTTCTCTTGAATTCAGTGTAACTCTGAACCCCTTGTACCCGCACCACCAGCGGCGCCGCCGCGAGCCCCTCCCTAGCTGATTCCAAGCAAGGTGGGCATGGTCTGCGGGCTCTCGGACGGGCGACAACCCACACGGCTACGTGCTACAACCATTGCGGCCACGTGTGACAGGGATGCTGGAACCAACAGTGCGGAATGTTACTACTAATGATGTGGGATGCTGGAACCAACAGTTGATTGTGCTGCCGAAGTTGTTACCGGCgggtttttgctggaaccagtagTGAGGATACTGGAACCGTCAGTACAATATGCTACAACCGGCAAGAGCAAAGCTGCGACCAGATGGCACGGGATGCTGGAACCAGGAGCACGAGATGCTGGAACCAGGAGGAGCTGCAAGTTGCGGCCGTCCCATTGAACGAAACAAAGGTGGTTGCCATTCTCTTTCCGTAGCGTGAGAGCCCTCCCTCCCCCG from Triticum aestivum cultivar Chinese Spring chromosome 4A, IWGSC CS RefSeq v2.1, whole genome shotgun sequence harbors:
- the LOC123085378 gene encoding peroxisomal nicotinamide adenine dinucleotide carrier; the encoded protein is MSDALINGLAGAGGGIVAQLLTYPLQTVNARQQTERDPSKPAFKDSAVRQLCLVVQNEGWERLYGGLAPSLVGTAASQGVYYFFYQIFRSRAEAASLRRSIRGIGDGSVGMFQSLTVAALSGCVNVLLTNPIWVVVTRMQTHRKANKQQGPQDQGLTSALDKALQPAPVENVPHKTINVIQDLYKEAGVFGFWKGVIPALIMVSNPAIQFMLYETLLKKLKKRRASNFKGAQGLTAIEVFLLGAVAKLGATLVTYPLLVVKARLQAKQMIDDDKRHRYKGTFDAITKMMHYEGLSGLYKGMGTKIVQSVFASALLFMIKEELVKGARFLVTGDTSLVKKLPSKPSR